The Pseudomonadota bacterium genome includes the window AGTGTGATGTTTTTGAATCCGCCATCCACAAACGCGCTTGCCTCAAAATCCGGTGCCGGTTTCCCTACCTTTGCGATCATGATCTCCTCCTTCTGGATTGTCTGTGACGCTTCCCCTGACTCTGCCTTCGGGATACCGATAGGACCCCGCGAAGGCTTCACGCATGATTCCTGTTGCTCTGCCATAATAACCCTCCTGTTTTGTTAAAAAGTGATCACGTCGTACCCTGCATCCATGTAGTGCGCTATGCCTGGATGCCCTGACATATCGTCCAGCAAATTAAGACCAATTCCTTCTGCGTCTTTAATTGTGTCCATTTTTACAGAACAGGCCCGGCATGTCCCTTCGATAATGCCTTTCTCACGAGCCTTCTGGAACAACCCATAAAGAGGACCACCGGGAAGGTTCATTTCGGGAATCAGCTTTGTCGCCGCCCCTTCGATAACGATTTTCACATCGTATCCGTTTGTCTTCATATCCAAACCATTTAAAAGCACATGGACAAAACACATCGCCTCACCGTTAAATGCAAACAGTACAACTTTCTTCAAATTATCACCTCCTTTATCCGAATATGATTTCGTCGCCATTGCCAAGGTAGAGGTTGCTCGTCGATCCGTAACGGGCAGTGCCTTTTACGACAGGATATCCGAGTTCGATCATCTTCTGTACGGCGCTTACCCCTGTACAATGGTTACATGCGACCTTCTTGAAGTTGTATTTTGCCATCCCTTTTACCATCTGCTCACCTTCCGCGTTTAACGGGCCTATCGGGGCAATATGGAGACCTCCGTACAGGGCATACAGATTATCGCCGGCGGCAAGTTTCTTCTGTGCAAAATCCACATAGGTCAGGACATTCTGATGGCAGCATCCTGTAACACATACAAGGCCTTTATCCTTGACATTGAAATAGAGAGACTGTTCCCCTCTGACGCGGACAACGATGGGGAGATCGAAGGTAACGGACGCGCAGCCGGGATAGAGTTTATACACTTTTCCCGGTTCCTGTTTCACGAGCTCACCTTTATGGGGTATCCTGTTGCGTGCCTTTGCCTTCATGAATTCAGCGCCCTCGAGGAAATGGTAACCCTCATCATAGAATGTGCTTGGTATGATGATTTTAATATCGGGATTATACTTGAGGGTTGTCTCAAGGCCGAAGAAGTGGTCAAAATGCTCATGGGTAACGTAAAGAAACTCAATCTCTTTATTCGAGAGCATCTTGTCTATTCCTTCCCGTTTAAAGACGGTTTCCATATACTCGTTGTTCCATCCTGTATCAACAAGAAATTTGTGCTTCTTCCCGTCGAGCGTTTCAACCTCTATGAGGTTACAACACCCGCCGCTGTTTGCAGGATCCCAATTCACGCGCCACTGGTTTGCCTTTGGCCCTCCGGACGCACCCATGTCTTTAAGGAGTTTTTGTCCATCGATCCAGCCGACTTCTGAAATGCATCTGATCTTTACACTTTTGCACTGGCCGAAGTCCTCCCTCCCCGGTGTTTCAGCAAATGCCATTGTTTTAGATACATGCGAACCTGCTGCAAGAACAACACTGCCAACCCCCGCCACCTTCAAGAAATCCCTCCTGCTCAGTCCATTGCTTCTCATAATAGTTTCCTCCCTTGTGTATTGTTAGATCTTGCCTGCTTACTTACCTTCAACAAGCGGGGCATCTTTGTCGCCGCACCATTCCTCCATTGAACCGTCATAGATTTTGGTATTTCCGTACCCGAGCATTTCGCTTAACGCAAACCACCATGAAGAGGCAAACTGGCCATTACAGCAGAGCAGAATAATCTCTTTTTCCCTCTTGTCGCCCACAACTGTGGATGCTAAAAACTTAAGCTTTTTTGTGTCCTCAAATGTACCGTCCTTTTTAAACACAAGGTAATAGGGAAGATTTACCGCTCCCGGGATGTGTCCCTTTCTTTTCAGCAAAGGATCCGAAATCTCCCCTTTGAACAGTTGTTCAGATCTTACATCAACGATGACCGTATCCTTTAAATGGGATTTGACATACCTTTTTGTTGTAACAATGTTTTCGTTAAATTTGCACTTGTAGTTACTTTTCGGACGTTTCACCCAGTCCTTTGCCACAGGATAGTTTTTGCTGAGCCATGTTTTGTGCCCGCCGTCAAGTATGGCGGGGCGTTTTACCCCGGCGTACTTCAACGTCCATGCCACACGGGTGGCGTTAATGCGCTGCCGTTCTGTATCCGTATTTCCCACGATTACCACATACGTATCGGCATGAATACCGGAGGAGCAGATTGTATCCGTGAGTTCATCCTTATGGGGAAGCTGGCAGTCCAGGTTGTTTTCCATTGTTCGCCATGCCGCATAGGTAAGGCTGAGCGCCCCGGGAATATGACCTTCCTTATAATCCTCTACCTTCCTGATGTCGAGAATCATCATACCCGGATCGTTCAATTTACCAGAAAGCCATTCTGCTGACACGATGGGCTGCAGGGTTTCAGAGCCGTAACAAACCGGAATACCGAACATTATTGTAATCACTATACAGAGAATAAAAATATGTCTTTTCATAATCTCCTCCCGTTATTTTAGAGACCTCTCTATTCAGCATGACCTTCTTCGTTATAGATTTGTATTACAAAGGGATTTCTGCATTCAAGCTCATTGCATGGATTACCTTCCGGAGAGCTCAAATGACTATCTGGCTGTCCTGATACGTGAGGCAGGTAAAGCTGTCCCGTCCTTTTTATATGATTGTCTTTTATTGATACTACAGGTGCGATAGCGTCATCCATACAGGCAGCCGTAGATTCTGTGATTATAAATGCAATAATAAAAAACCAGATAATGTATCTTTTCATGCCACCCCCTTTTTACAGGGAAAAAACAGGAACAATATTTAATTCCGCTTCAAGCTCATACGACGTCATACCGTAAAAGATTTTATTTAATGTTTTACGGCAACTATTGAGAGAGCTATTAATATGTGATACGAATCCTGTGAACTTTATCATTGCAATACTTGTAGTGTTTCAATCCTTTCCATGCCAATCGTGCAGTACTTATGCGCCAGATCTACATAAAGCCTTCTTGACCAGTCCCAGAAATCTTTTTCTTTCTTCGACATCTCTCGAATCTTTCTTGCGGGATTGCCAGCCACTATTACCGATTCCGGTATCTTCTGCTCGCGTTTTACCACGCAGCCTTCCGCTACAGTAGAACCGCTGGAAACCTCGGATCGAATGCTTAAGATAGCGCCCATGCCTATTCCCGCAAAATCGCCTATTCGCTTTGCGTGTATGATGGCGCCATGTCCGATAATTACCCCCTGGCCTATAGAACACAAGTCATCGGGTGGAGCATGAATAATAGCACCTTCCTCAATGGCTGTTTCGTTCCCTATCTCGATAGCACCATAGTCACCGCGCAAGATGGCGCCATGCCCTATATAACAATCGTTTCCTATCTTTACATCACCTATTACCAGAGCGGTTTCACTCACATATGTACCAATCCCTACAACCGGCTGCTTTCCATCGAATCTATAAAACATTATTCACATCCTTTCGTGTCATGGCTTCTAAACCTGTACCGGGAGAATTCCAATTCATTCTCTATGATCCCAGCTTACAAACTTCTCGAAATAATTCATGATGGCCTTTTGAAGTCCTGTTGCCCCGAGGGCTGAGCAGTGAATTTTAAATTCCGGCAGACCATCAAGCTCTTTGACAATATCATCATCGGTAATCATCATCACATCATCAAGGTTTCTGCCCCTGGCAAGTTCCGTCATGGCGCTTGCACACGCAATAGATGCAGGACACCCCCTGATCTGATACTTTACATCGGTAACGATATCGCCCTCAACCTTGATGTAGACCTTCATGAAATCACCGCAGTCAGGATCTCCGATCTCGCCTACGCCGTTTGCATCATCGATAACTCCTGCGTTTCTGGGGTTGCTGAAGTGTTCCAGAACTTTTTTACTATATATGCCCATATTGCTTCTTATCTCCTTTGCTTATAGTGTTTTGCTTCTTATCATGGTTACACATTCTACGGAACCTGCCTTTTTAATCTTGTCTGGAAGGGTATCTTTTGCATTTCTCACTGATACGAGCTCTGCAGCAATACTGATGGCTATCTCTTCGGGTGTTTCGGCATTAATTGAAATCCCTATAGGCGAATGAATTCTTTCAAGGACCTCACTGCTGAACCCTTTCTCTCTCATATGGTCGAGGATGATTTTTACCTTCCTGCGGCTTCCGATCATCCCTATGTATTTAGCCGTTTCTTTGAGGCACTCCCCGAGGACCTCTGCATCGTACTCGTGGCTTCTTGTAAGGATCACCACGTATTCGTTCCCGGTAAAATCGAGGCATTTAAATGCATCATGAAAGTCTCCGACAATAATTGTATCGGCGTCGGGGAATCTTTCGCTGTTGGCAAATTCTTCTCTGTCGTCAATTACCGTAATGTGAAAGTCTGCAATTTTGGCAATTTTTGAAAGAAACTGTGCTACATGCCCGGCGCCAAAAATATAAAGGGGAAACGATAACTGTATCGGATCAGCCAATACCCCGTCCGTAAGCATAGCCTGCTTCTCATGGAAAAGCCCTTTACACTGATTAATGGTTTCACTGCCCAGTACATCCCCGGTAACGTTTAAATTCTCATCAATCAAGGCTTTAGCAAAGGTATTGCCGCTGAACCTGGTTACTACGACGCCTCTCTTCCTGTTTTCCAGGCAGTTCTCAATCTGCTGGTACACGGCAAGATGTCTTGCCGTTACCGGCTCAAGAAGCACATCAACATTACCACCACAGAGCATATCCTTTTCTTCGACCCTTTGGGCATTCATTATCATGCTGAATACCTTCGTGAGCCCTTTATTCATTATCTTGATGGCCTCTCTGTATGTATCTGATTCAAGGCGGCCGCCCCCGACAGTGCCGAAAGTTTTACCGTCTTCTCCGATAAACATCTTTGCGCCCACATCCCGCGGAGCAGATCCGGTTCTTTTGATAACAGTAGCGAGTATCCCGCCTTTTCCTTGTTCCAGATGCTCCGTAATCACCTCGTATATATTCATCCCCGCGCCTCAATTGGAAAAATGCATGATTGCTTCAAGGACACCTCCACCTATTGCTCTTGCCTTTTCTGTGATAGTGTAACAGTATTCCTTTATCCCTCGCGGGTCGATATCACCGATCTTTTCGTTGGCCTTAATGTCAATTTCGCGAATAAGACCTCTAAGTATGCCATCAATAGAAGCAAACACGAGGGTTTTGTCTACATAAAGAACAAGTTCACCTTTTTTAACTTCATCTCCGATATGTTTGACATGCTTTATTGTGCCTTCGTGCGGCGCACGCAACACCCGTTCTTTGGTGTAACCCATAGTGGAGCCGGGTATGCCTGTGTGGGCCTCTGCAAAACCACTATATATTACTTTCCCGAGGTTATGTCCCCTGTTGCTTTCCACAACTGCATGCACATCAGATGGCGCACAAAATCCAGGCCCCACACCAATGGCTATCGGGGCTTCATCCTTTTTTGTCCCTATATTTCGTTTTGCCATGATTGCGTCCACTACCGCATCTGGTTTTAGCTCCCTCACAATACCCCATTCAGGGTCAACCATGACGGCTATATTTTGCCTCTTCCAGATATCAAAAACCTCTCTTAAATTTCTCGCATATTCTGCCGTTACACCTTCGACCTCTTTTTTTCCTTCATAAACAACTTCGGAAAAGGCTACAGTTCTCCGAACACTAATAGGCTTCGGGATCTCTGTCATAACTATAGTTTTGAAATTAGCCATAAAGAGCCGGTGTGCAATGCCGGTTGCCATTTCTCCGGCTCCCTTTATCACTATTTTAAAATCCTTCATGAATGTTCAATCCTCTCCATCATTCTTTTGATCTTCCTTCTTTGTTTGCTTAGCCCCTTCCATATGGACATATTCTTTTCAACCCTGTCAGTTCACAGATACCGGCGGAAGTTACGCCGTATATGAGGTAGTTTTTCTTGTATTGCCGGATGGTCTCCCATATACCATCGAATGTGCCGTTTACAAGGGTGGTTCCCGTAAGGAGAACAACATGGGCTTCCCGAACAAGGCGTTCTGTCATGGTGTTACCATCCCAGACGTTTACCCCGTACCTTATAGTCCAGACATTCTGCCTGTTCAGGTCCGTTACCCTAACATTTTTCGACCCAAAGACAGCGCTCAATGCCTCCAGAATGGCAGGATTTAGCCCGACAAGTCCGACTATTTCCGGTCCAAATGTCTCTTTGGTATAGGCGGCAATCTCTTCGGCGCACTTTTCCGGCTCTTCGTCTTTGCAGTGGAGTGTTGTCTCAATAATATTGAGGTGCTTCAATACCGCGTTCATCGTTGCGATGAAGATTGCCCTGCCTCCATTGGTGACAAGAGGTATGGCAATCACCTCTTCAAGCTTGCCGATAAATTCTTTCGGTGAATCGGTAAAGGCATGTGCCTTTGCCTCGTGAAACTTTGCTTCGACAACCCTCTCTTTGCCGGTGACAATTGGAAAATCTCTCCTTCCCGGCGTCCCTATCGCCTCTTCGGGGGATAAAGTTTTCACAGTTATGGAAACATCTGAATTGCCGAGGTTGTTTTCTATGACTATTTTTTCAAATTTTACCCTTGATTCATCGAACGGGGAAGTACTACCACCTTTATTCACAGGTCCTCCATCCATTTATTGAATATAATGCATGAAGCGGCTGTATCCGCCTATACATTATATTTTATGAGGTCATAACATATTTCGTTCCCGCGGTATTCAATATGAACTGCTCCGGCATTTCCTGAGCAAACAGCGTAACAGCTTCGAATCCTGTACAATGCGCAGGAACTATATAATCCGGCCCTATTGCCTTTATGTCAGCAACGGTTCTCTGAATTATCTCAGGTTTTACGTTAACAAGATGGAAACCGCCTATCACCGCATGAACCTTTTTGATCCCTGTGACCTTCTGTGCATGTTTCACTGTGTTGACAATCCCCGCGTGGGCACAGCCTGAAAGAATCACCAATCCCTTATCCTTCAGGCTGAACACAGCTGCCTGTTCGCCCTTGAAAAGATCATGCTCGAGTTCTCCGTTACGTTCTATCAGCAGGCCCGGCGGGACTTTCTCATAATCCGTAACCCTTTCGATGCTGCCCGTATAATAGCATCCCGGGATCACTTCAACGGGATCTCTGACCTCAACAATGTTTACAGTGCCAAAGTCCTCAACCTCTTCCCTCCTGAGCCGACCAATGTCATGAGGCTCATGTGTTCCGGGACGAAGGGAAAATCTATGTGCAAACGTTTCTTCTCCAACATAGAGGGGTGTGCCTTTGCGCATTTTAGACCGGTTTTGCCTGAGAATTCCAGCGAGACCTCCCCAATGGTCAAAATGGCCGTGGCTCAGCCCAAGTGCATCTACCCTGCTCAAGTCAACATCAAGCAGCCCCATGTTATTGATTACACCATGGGGATCCAGGCCGTAATCAAACATGAAGGCGCTTGATTTTCCATTTACTGCCGTTTCAATGAAATAGGAAAGACCGTGCTCGGCGTGGATCGATGCACCAGGCACCGCGCGGAATCTTTGCCCTATCGATGGCTGAGGTCTCGCCGGATCGTAGTAGTTGTCAGTAATAACAACGACCGTCAGTTTCTCGACCTCCTGAATCTTTAAAGGTACATAGGCTCTTAAAGAGTCTTTTGCAAAATCCCCGGTCGCTTTTGTTTTTTTTGTCACTGTTATATTCAGGGCATCCCTCCCGCTCAATTCGTTCGACATGGTTCCCTACTTTTCGGCAAAGTAATTCTCCACAAGCTTCATTGAGCAGTAGTCGCCGCACATGCTGCATACATCATTGTGAAGTTTTCTCCCTTCCCTGAAATCCATAATCTTTTTCGGGTCAATGGCACAGTGAAGCTGGCCTTCCCAGTCAAGCGCTTTTCTATAGGTTGACATCATTCTGTCGAGGTCGAGGGCTTTTCTGTTTCCCCTGGCAAGATCGGCCGCATGAGCGGCAATCTTTGCCACGATCACTCCGTCCCTCACTTCATTCGGGGTGGGTAGCCCGAGATGTTCTGATGGGGTAACGTAGCAGAGAAAATCTGCCCCGTGATAGCCCGCAAGAGCTCCGCCGATAGCAGCGGTGACATGATCATAACCTGGTGCTATATCCGTAACAATAGGACCGAGGACATAGAAGGGGACATCATCGCACAGTCTCTTCTGGAGGACAATATTGGCCTCTATCTGGTTCATGGGCATATGACCAGGGCCCTCTATCATGACCTGTACTCCTTGCGCAAGAGCCCTTTTACATAGTTCCCCGAGAATAATGAGTTCCTCTATCTGCCCCCTGTCTGTGGCATCGGCTATGCAGCCCGGTCTTAATCCATCTCCTAAGCTCAGGGTCATATCGTACATCTTCGCAATGGCGATGAGCCTGTCGTAATCTTCGAAGAGAGGGTTCTCTCTGTTATTAACGATCATCCACTCGGCGAGGAAGGCACCTCCCCTGCTCACAATGCCGGTAACCCTTCCCTGGCGCTTCAGTCTCTCCAGGGAGCGCATGGTTACCCCGCAGTGGACGGTTATGAAATCGACCCCATCCCTGCCGTGCTGGTCAATGACCTCAAAAATGTCTTCGGGGTCTAACTTGGTGATGGCTTTCCTCCTTTTCACCGCCTCTGTCACTGCCTGATAAATAGGAACTGTTCCTACGGGGATACCCGCCTCTTCTATAATGATCTTACGTATTTCGTGCAAGTTGCCGCCGGTACTCAAGTCCATTATTGTATCAACCCCGGCGTCCCTTGCCACTTTAAGTTTCTCTAATTCTTCCTTGATGTCTGCTCTCTCGGGGGAAGTGCCGATATTTGCATTTACCTTCACGCTGAGGCCTTTCCCCACTCCTTTGGGGGTTACACCCCTATGCCTGTTGCTGGCAAGGATTGCAACCTTTCCTTCTGCGATATAAGAAGAAAGAATCTCCGGGCTGATCCCTTCACTGTCGGCCACATGAGCTACGGCTTTAGTGATCTTTCCGTTGCGTGCTGCGATCAGTTGGTTCTTCATCTGTACCGTTCCATAATGGTATTTTCCGCCTTTTCCTCCAGGTGTAATCTATTCCGTATTCGGGGCCTGTCTCATTTCAAGCAACCTGCCCCGATAAGAATATACTTCCCCCAGCTACATTAAAGGTCTAATGGTCACAGGTATTTGCGCCTGTCTGCAATGTTCCTTTCAGGTATTGCTCCACCGCTTCTCTGGGGGTTTCACTCTGTGCGCCGGTAACCACCTGGACGCCTTGCTGGGCAAAAAGCTGCTGCGCACGGCTGCCCATACCTCCGGCTATGATGCAGTTGACGCCCTGCTGAGAAAGCCATGGGGGCAAAAGTCCCGGTTCGTGCGGCGGCGGGGTAACATAGGTCTCGTTTACAATTGTGCCGTCCTTATTGGCGTCAATAAGTGCAAATGCCTCACAGTGGCCGAAGTGGGCACACAACTTTCCCTCATTTGTTGGTACTGCAAATTTCATGGAATCCTCCTTTTTTGATATAGTGTTTCCTTCCCCGTCCTTTTTGTTCTGAGAGGAGGAAACTACAGGTATTTCTTTTTCAGTGTCTGCATTGGGTAAGGTTTGTCCGCTTTTTTTAAAATGAACGATTTGCTCGACAATCTCATCGAATTTTTTCGCGGTCTTTGTTTCGGAATAAAAGTGCATATACGGTTGCTCTTCATCTCCGCTCTTTACGATATCAGGATCAAGAGGGATACTGCCCAGAAATGGTATTCCATAGCTTTTCGCCAATCTCTCGCCGCCTCCGGAAGAGAATATGTTTATCTCCTTACCGCAGTCGGGGCAAACAAACCCGCTCATGTTTTCAATAATCCCCGCGATGGGAAGGTTGAGCTGCCCGCAGAAGGTGATGCATTTCTCCACATCAATTGTTGCCATCTGCTGAGGCGTGGTGACAATGATTGCGCTTCCTTTTGCGGCCAAAAACTGCGCGATGGAGAGAGGTTCGTCACCCGTTCCGGGAGGACAGTCCACTACAAGGGCATCAAGGTCTCCCCATGCAACATTCTGGAGAAACTGCCGGATTATATTTGCCTTCATCGGTCCTCTCCAGATAACGGCCTGTTCGTTTCCGCCAAGCAGTAATCCCATTGAGACAACTTTAATCTGACCGTATACCTCAATAGGGACAATCTCTTCATTTGCAACACCTGCCCGTATCCCGGAGAGACCGAGCAATTTCGGCACACTCGGACCGTGGATATCCACATCGAGTATACCGGTCCTTAAGCCCCTCAGAGAAAGACTAAGGGCAAGATTAACCGCAACCGTACTTTTTCCCACACCGCCCTTTCCCGAGAGAACGATAAAGACGCGGGCGATTCTGTCAAGCTTCGTTTTCATTGCTAATTCATCAACTGCTTCTTCACAACTCATGCTTCCTCCAATATATCGTGTAGTTTTGTATAGATTTCCCGTATTGCCCCGCTTGCTGCACATTCAGGGGCAAAATCAAGGATTGTCTTCGCTTCTTTTTGTGCCTTTGTAATGGCTGTTTCATAGGGTATCTGTCCGAGAAAAATGAGATCATTTTCAGCACAGTATTGCTTCATTTCTCTTGTGTATCCGGGGTGTATGTCCCATTTGTTTACCACCAGAGCGGTTTTAACCTGAAAATGATGCGTCAGCTCGACAATGCGCTTCAGATCGTGGATGCCTGACGGGGTTGGCTCTGTCACCACAACCGCCAGATGTGTTCCTGTAATTGATGAAATCACAGGGCATCCAATTCCCGGAGGGCCATCGATAAGGATAAAATTTACACCGGTCTTTACAGCTTCTTCACGGGCCTCGTTTCTCACCGCAGCGACAAGCTTTCCTGAATTGTCTTCGCCGGGCAGCAGTTCTGCAAAGACGAAGCGCCCATTGCCGGAGATGCTGCAGATATAATAATGTCCTGCGAGTCGAGGGGAAAAATCTACCGCCTTTGCGGGGCAGAGAAAATAACAGGCACCGCAGCCTTCACAGGAAAACGGATCAATCACAAAATTTTCAGATATAGCGTCATAACGACATGCCTCTTTGCAGGCGCCACACTTCGTGCAGCGTTCCGGGTCGATCTTTGCTTTTTTCCCTCCTGTGAATTCTTTTGTCTGGAGCACCTCCTCCGGTTGCAGGATTAAATGGAGATTGGCGGCATCTACATCACAATCTGCTATTATCCTATCCTGAAATAGAGAGGAAAGCGCTCCCGCAAGTGAAGTTTTTCCTGTTCCGCCTTTTCCGCTTATGATTACCATTTCTTTTATGTTTGTCATCTCACCTCCCGCCCTTTTTCTTTCCCAATAATCTTCCGATGTTTACAGCAAGTTCCATAAACTGGTCTATGTAGAGAGGAAGGGTCTTGATAATCAGTTCTCCCCGGGAATAGCAGCGGGCGATCTCTATATCTTCAGGCAGCACCATAAGCACAGGCAGGCTGTTGTTTAATAGATA containing:
- a CDS encoding cytoplasmic protein, translated to MKKVVLFAFNGEAMCFVHVLLNGLDMKTNGYDVKIVIEGAATKLIPEMNLPGGPLYGLFQKAREKGIIEGTCRACSVKMDTIKDAEGIGLNLLDDMSGHPGIAHYMDAGYDVITF
- a CDS encoding MBL fold metallo-hydrolase, which codes for MRSNGLSRRDFLKVAGVGSVVLAAGSHVSKTMAFAETPGREDFGQCKSVKIRCISEVGWIDGQKLLKDMGASGGPKANQWRVNWDPANSGGCCNLIEVETLDGKKHKFLVDTGWNNEYMETVFKREGIDKMLSNKEIEFLYVTHEHFDHFFGLETTLKYNPDIKIIIPSTFYDEGYHFLEGAEFMKAKARNRIPHKGELVKQEPGKVYKLYPGCASVTFDLPIVVRVRGEQSLYFNVKDKGLVCVTGCCHQNVLTYVDFAQKKLAAGDNLYALYGGLHIAPIGPLNAEGEQMVKGMAKYNFKKVACNHCTGVSAVQKMIELGYPVVKGTARYGSTSNLYLGNGDEIIFG
- a CDS encoding rhodanese-like domain-containing protein translates to MKRHIFILCIVITIMFGIPVCYGSETLQPIVSAEWLSGKLNDPGMMILDIRKVEDYKEGHIPGALSLTYAAWRTMENNLDCQLPHKDELTDTICSSGIHADTYVVIVGNTDTERQRINATRVAWTLKYAGVKRPAILDGGHKTWLSKNYPVAKDWVKRPKSNYKCKFNENIVTTKRYVKSHLKDTVIVDVRSEQLFKGEISDPLLKRKGHIPGAVNLPYYLVFKKDGTFEDTKKLKFLASTVVGDKREKEIILLCCNGQFASSWWFALSEMLGYGNTKIYDGSMEEWCGDKDAPLVEGK
- a CDS encoding gamma carbonic anhydrase family protein; the encoded protein is MFYRFDGKQPVVGIGTYVSETALVIGDVKIGNDCYIGHGAILRGDYGAIEIGNETAIEEGAIIHAPPDDLCSIGQGVIIGHGAIIHAKRIGDFAGIGMGAILSIRSEVSSGSTVAEGCVVKREQKIPESVIVAGNPARKIREMSKKEKDFWDWSRRLYVDLAHKYCTIGMERIETLQVLQ
- a CDS encoding iron-sulfur cluster assembly scaffold protein gives rise to the protein MYSKKVLEHFSNPRNAGVIDDANGVGEIGDPDCGDFMKVYIKVEGDIVTDVKYQIRGCPASIACASAMTELARGRNLDDVMMITDDDIVKELDGLPEFKIHCSALGATGLQKAIMNYFEKFVSWDHRE
- a CDS encoding XdhC family protein; the encoded protein is MNIYEVITEHLEQGKGGILATVIKRTGSAPRDVGAKMFIGEDGKTFGTVGGGRLESDTYREAIKIMNKGLTKVFSMIMNAQRVEEKDMLCGGNVDVLLEPVTARHLAVYQQIENCLENRKRGVVVTRFSGNTFAKALIDENLNVTGDVLGSETINQCKGLFHEKQAMLTDGVLADPIQLSFPLYIFGAGHVAQFLSKIAKIADFHITVIDDREEFANSERFPDADTIIVGDFHDAFKCLDFTGNEYVVILTRSHEYDAEVLGECLKETAKYIGMIGSRRKVKIILDHMREKGFSSEVLERIHSPIGISINAETPEEIAISIAAELVSVRNAKDTLPDKIKKAGSVECVTMIRSKTL
- the yqeB gene encoding selenium-dependent molybdenum cofactor biosynthesis protein YqeB; the protein is MKDFKIVIKGAGEMATGIAHRLFMANFKTIVMTEIPKPISVRRTVAFSEVVYEGKKEVEGVTAEYARNLREVFDIWKRQNIAVMVDPEWGIVRELKPDAVVDAIMAKRNIGTKKDEAPIAIGVGPGFCAPSDVHAVVESNRGHNLGKVIYSGFAEAHTGIPGSTMGYTKERVLRAPHEGTIKHVKHIGDEVKKGELVLYVDKTLVFASIDGILRGLIREIDIKANEKIGDIDPRGIKEYCYTITEKARAIGGGVLEAIMHFSN
- a CDS encoding DUF364 domain-containing protein, with protein sequence MNKGGSTSPFDESRVKFEKIVIENNLGNSDVSITVKTLSPEEAIGTPGRRDFPIVTGKERVVEAKFHEAKAHAFTDSPKEFIGKLEEVIAIPLVTNGGRAIFIATMNAVLKHLNIIETTLHCKDEEPEKCAEEIAAYTKETFGPEIVGLVGLNPAILEALSAVFGSKNVRVTDLNRQNVWTIRYGVNVWDGNTMTERLVREAHVVLLTGTTLVNGTFDGIWETIRQYKKNYLIYGVTSAGICELTGLKRICPYGRG
- a CDS encoding MBL fold metallo-hydrolase; this translates as MSNELSGRDALNITVTKKTKATGDFAKDSLRAYVPLKIQEVEKLTVVVITDNYYDPARPQPSIGQRFRAVPGASIHAEHGLSYFIETAVNGKSSAFMFDYGLDPHGVINNMGLLDVDLSRVDALGLSHGHFDHWGGLAGILRQNRSKMRKGTPLYVGEETFAHRFSLRPGTHEPHDIGRLRREEVEDFGTVNIVEVRDPVEVIPGCYYTGSIERVTDYEKVPPGLLIERNGELEHDLFKGEQAAVFSLKDKGLVILSGCAHAGIVNTVKHAQKVTGIKKVHAVIGGFHLVNVKPEIIQRTVADIKAIGPDYIVPAHCTGFEAVTLFAQEMPEQFILNTAGTKYVMTS
- the thiC gene encoding phosphomethylpyrimidine synthase ThiC, which gives rise to MKNQLIAARNGKITKAVAHVADSEGISPEILSSYIAEGKVAILASNRHRGVTPKGVGKGLSVKVNANIGTSPERADIKEELEKLKVARDAGVDTIMDLSTGGNLHEIRKIIIEEAGIPVGTVPIYQAVTEAVKRRKAITKLDPEDIFEVIDQHGRDGVDFITVHCGVTMRSLERLKRQGRVTGIVSRGGAFLAEWMIVNNRENPLFEDYDRLIAIAKMYDMTLSLGDGLRPGCIADATDRGQIEELIILGELCKRALAQGVQVMIEGPGHMPMNQIEANIVLQKRLCDDVPFYVLGPIVTDIAPGYDHVTAAIGGALAGYHGADFLCYVTPSEHLGLPTPNEVRDGVIVAKIAAHAADLARGNRKALDLDRMMSTYRKALDWEGQLHCAIDPKKIMDFREGRKLHNDVCSMCGDYCSMKLVENYFAEK
- a CDS encoding iron-sulfur cluster carrier protein MrpORP yields the protein MSCEEAVDELAMKTKLDRIARVFIVLSGKGGVGKSTVAVNLALSLSLRGLRTGILDVDIHGPSVPKLLGLSGIRAGVANEEIVPIEVYGQIKVVSMGLLLGGNEQAVIWRGPMKANIIRQFLQNVAWGDLDALVVDCPPGTGDEPLSIAQFLAAKGSAIIVTTPQQMATIDVEKCITFCGQLNLPIAGIIENMSGFVCPDCGKEINIFSSGGGERLAKSYGIPFLGSIPLDPDIVKSGDEEQPYMHFYSETKTAKKFDEIVEQIVHFKKSGQTLPNADTEKEIPVVSSSQNKKDGEGNTISKKEDSMKFAVPTNEGKLCAHFGHCEAFALIDANKDGTIVNETYVTPPPHEPGLLPPWLSQQGVNCIIAGGMGSRAQQLFAQQGVQVVTGAQSETPREAVEQYLKGTLQTGANTCDH
- a CDS encoding ATP-binding protein — encoded protein: MTNIKEMVIISGKGGTGKTSLAGALSSLFQDRIIADCDVDAANLHLILQPEEVLQTKEFTGGKKAKIDPERCTKCGACKEACRYDAISENFVIDPFSCEGCGACYFLCPAKAVDFSPRLAGHYYICSISGNGRFVFAELLPGEDNSGKLVAAVRNEAREEAVKTGVNFILIDGPPGIGCPVISSITGTHLAVVVTEPTPSGIHDLKRIVELTHHFQVKTALVVNKWDIHPGYTREMKQYCAENDLIFLGQIPYETAITKAQKEAKTILDFAPECAASGAIREIYTKLHDILEEA